One window of Microcoleus vaginatus PCC 9802 genomic DNA carries:
- a CDS encoding Hsp70 family protein gives MAIAIDFGTSNTVVARWNQVLQQPETLKLPGLSAISAQNPPLIPSLLYVEDAAQSKALLGQQVRDRGLDLSGDSRFFRNFKRGIGTSVQGFVPELDGQLITFEQVGEWYLSQIVNSIRQLPLPIDSLIFTVPVDSFEAYRHWLGKVSQSLQVEQVRMLDEPTAAALGYGLADRENLLVIDFGGGTLDLSLVRLDASSDKKPLGFILKWGEKLLAESSAQKTKVARVLAKAGQNLGGSDIDNWLVDYFVQTKGLAKSPITTRLAERLKIQLSLVNQAVEVYFDDENFESYELELDRTRFESILAEHKFFDKLDECMNQVLQQARRQGLEIGDIDAVLLVGGTVQIPAVGRWVQQYFDQAKIRCDKPFEAIAQGALQLSQGIEIKDFLYHSYGIRYWNRRENCHSWHSLIKSGQSYPMSEPVELVLGASLENQPSIELIIGELGAETGGTEIYFDGDRLITRQLAGQTSVQPLNDKDGARSIAQLTPPGYPGSDRIKIFFRVDEQRFLRITVEDLLTNQTLLEDKPVVQLS, from the coding sequence ATGGCGATCGCAATTGATTTTGGAACTAGCAACACCGTCGTCGCTCGCTGGAATCAAGTCCTCCAGCAGCCCGAAACTTTGAAATTACCGGGATTGTCGGCAATCTCGGCTCAAAATCCGCCCCTAATTCCCAGTTTACTCTACGTTGAGGACGCTGCTCAAAGTAAAGCCTTACTCGGTCAGCAAGTCCGCGACAGAGGCCTGGATTTGAGTGGAGATTCTCGGTTTTTCCGCAATTTTAAGCGGGGAATTGGCACTTCTGTTCAGGGTTTTGTGCCGGAACTTGACGGGCAACTTATTACTTTTGAACAAGTAGGTGAGTGGTATTTGAGCCAAATTGTGAACTCAATTCGCCAACTTCCCTTGCCGATCGATTCTTTGATTTTTACTGTGCCGGTAGATAGTTTTGAAGCTTACCGCCATTGGTTGGGCAAAGTGTCACAATCTCTGCAAGTAGAACAGGTGCGGATGTTGGACGAACCTACGGCGGCAGCTTTGGGTTACGGTTTGGCCGATCGCGAAAATCTGTTAGTCATTGATTTCGGCGGCGGAACTCTAGACCTTTCTTTGGTGCGTTTGGACGCTTCCTCCGACAAAAAGCCCCTCGGTTTTATTCTGAAGTGGGGCGAAAAGCTATTAGCTGAATCTTCAGCGCAAAAAACAAAAGTTGCCCGGGTTTTGGCTAAAGCCGGACAAAATTTAGGCGGTTCTGATATTGATAATTGGCTGGTTGACTATTTTGTTCAAACAAAAGGGCTGGCAAAATCTCCGATTACAACGAGATTGGCAGAACGGTTAAAGATTCAGTTGTCTTTAGTGAATCAGGCAGTTGAGGTTTATTTTGATGACGAAAATTTTGAGAGTTACGAATTAGAATTAGACCGAACTCGTTTTGAATCTATCCTCGCTGAACATAAGTTTTTTGACAAACTCGACGAGTGCATGAATCAAGTATTGCAGCAAGCGCGGCGTCAAGGCTTAGAAATTGGGGATATCGATGCAGTTTTGCTAGTTGGCGGTACTGTACAAATTCCCGCTGTCGGGCGTTGGGTGCAGCAATATTTCGATCAGGCAAAAATTCGCTGCGACAAACCCTTTGAGGCGATCGCCCAAGGTGCTCTGCAACTGAGTCAAGGCATAGAAATCAAAGATTTTCTCTATCACAGTTACGGAATTCGCTACTGGAACCGCCGCGAAAATTGCCACAGTTGGCACAGTTTAATTAAATCCGGCCAGTCCTATCCGATGAGCGAACCGGTAGAATTAGTCTTGGGAGCTTCTTTAGAAAATCAGCCGAGTATAGAATTAATTATCGGCGAATTGGGAGCGGAAACTGGCGGCACGGAGATATATTTTGACGGGGACAGGCTAATTACTCGGCAACTCGCGGGTCAAACATCGGTACAGCCCTTAAATGATAAAGACGGAGCACGCAGCATCGCTCAATTGACGCCGCCTGGGTATCCGGGAAGCGATCGCATCAAAATCTTCTTCCGCGTTGATGAACAGCGCTTTTTGCGAATTACCGTGGAAGATTTACTGACAAATCAAACATTGTTAGAGGATAAACCCGTGGTGCAGTTAAGTTAA
- a CDS encoding L,D-transpeptidase, producing MNSIINSTYFRRVGTFCAGCALTFATFCGGSMTAFASEQHNIIANKIMLLQQSSERWIEIDLSRQRLIAWEGNTPVYAVVISSGKSSTPTRTGTFAVETKHRVTRMTGPDYDVPDVPYTMYYDGGMAIHGAYWHNLFGNPVTHGCTNVAVNHAKWLFEWASVGTPVVVHKSQV from the coding sequence ATGAACAGCATTATCAACTCAACTTACTTCCGCCGCGTTGGAACTTTCTGTGCCGGCTGCGCCCTCACTTTTGCTACATTCTGCGGCGGTTCAATGACCGCATTTGCCAGCGAACAGCACAACATAATTGCCAATAAAATTATGTTGTTGCAGCAATCCAGCGAACGCTGGATTGAAATAGATTTGTCAAGACAAAGGTTAATAGCTTGGGAAGGAAATACACCCGTTTACGCGGTGGTTATTTCCAGCGGCAAATCATCGACTCCCACCCGCACGGGAACCTTTGCCGTTGAAACCAAACACCGCGTTACTAGAATGACTGGGCCGGACTACGACGTGCCGGACGTTCCCTATACAATGTATTACGACGGAGGCATGGCAATTCACGGCGCTTACTGGCACAATTTGTTTGGCAATCCCGTTACTCACGGCTGCACAAATGTAGCTGTTAATCACGCTAAATGGCTATTTGAATGGGCCTCGGTGGGAACACCCGTGGTGGTGCACAAATCTCAGGTTTAG
- a CDS encoding glycosyltransferase family 1 protein produces the protein MKITFVLPTLSLTGGMRVLSIYTELLQKRGHKIFIVSMPLPQPTLIEQLRSLMRGRGWLPAPKTQKSHFDKVDVESRVIETNRPITDLDVPDADIVMATWWETAEWVAKLSPSKGTKVYFLQHYEAFDYVPKGRVEATWRLPMHKIAVAQWLADIARNEYGDLSVSLVPPTVDTKQFYDPQSRAKQPRGKQLVPTVGMYYTTTPWKGCDIALKAFSIAAKKIPNLRLVAFGSGHDNAFPHLLPEGTEYNKQPTQDQLKEFYSKCDAWLFSSRSEGFGLPILEAMACGTPVIGTPAGAAPELLAGGGGILVKPEDPEDMAKAIEQICQLSDAEWRAMSEIALETVINYTWEDATNLFEAALYTALERQAQLTNKR, from the coding sequence ATGAAAATTACTTTTGTCCTGCCTACCCTTAGTCTTACAGGTGGCATGAGGGTTTTATCTATATACACCGAACTTCTCCAAAAACGAGGACACAAAATATTTATCGTCTCTATGCCCCTGCCGCAACCGACTTTAATCGAACAATTGCGATCGCTGATGAGGGGTAGGGGCTGGCTGCCGGCTCCCAAAACACAAAAGTCTCATTTTGACAAGGTTGATGTCGAAAGCCGAGTTATCGAAACCAACCGTCCAATTACCGATTTGGACGTACCTGATGCCGATATTGTCATGGCTACTTGGTGGGAAACTGCTGAGTGGGTGGCAAAACTCTCTCCCAGCAAAGGAACGAAAGTATATTTTCTCCAACACTACGAGGCTTTTGACTACGTACCAAAAGGTCGGGTAGAGGCAACTTGGCGCCTGCCGATGCACAAAATCGCTGTGGCCCAGTGGCTGGCCGACATAGCTCGGAATGAATACGGCGATTTGTCTGTATCTCTCGTCCCTCCTACGGTGGACACCAAACAGTTTTACGACCCCCAGTCGCGAGCGAAGCAGCCGCGAGGCAAGCAATTAGTTCCCACAGTCGGGATGTACTATACTACAACTCCTTGGAAAGGCTGCGATATTGCCCTGAAAGCTTTCTCTATAGCTGCTAAAAAAATTCCTAACCTTCGTTTAGTTGCATTTGGTTCCGGCCACGATAATGCTTTTCCCCATTTGTTGCCTGAGGGTACTGAGTATAATAAGCAACCTACTCAAGATCAACTAAAAGAATTTTACAGCAAATGCGATGCTTGGCTGTTTTCCAGCAGATCCGAAGGCTTCGGCTTGCCAATTTTAGAAGCTATGGCTTGTGGCACTCCAGTCATCGGCACTCCTGCGGGTGCGGCTCCGGAACTACTTGCTGGCGGGGGTGGCATACTTGTCAAGCCAGAAGACCCAGAGGATATGGCAAAAGCGATCGAGCAGATTTGTCAGTTGTCTGATGCCGAATGGCGCGCAATGTCCGAGATTGCTTTGGAAACGGTGATAAATTATACTTGGGAGGATGCAACTAATCTCTTTGAGGCGGCACTCTACACTGCTTTGGAACGTCAGGCACAATTAACGAACAAGAGGTAA
- a CDS encoding O-antigen ligase domain-containing protein: MVALIPLAMFGFIPVVFYLFVRFPPLRAVIISFVAAWLFLPQASYPIPSLPPYTKISAACYGILLGTLIYDTARLTSFKPGWLDVPMVIYCLCPIISQVSNGGSPISPTVNQIVTWGLPYFLGRLYVGSLEGLRQLAIGIFAGGLAYIPFTLVEGVRGPILHQMIYGVNAFEDWGQARRLGGWRPVVFMQHGLMVGLWMMTAALIAVWLWQTGTLKKFMGRNIKPLAIILTIAFFLCRSTGAYSLFGMALIVLFSAKLFRTSLPLLLIIGYIVFYLYIAAAGQFSSKDVIGFINQIFGEERAASLKFRFDNEEILGEKARQRFMFGWGDSGGNRVYNDYGQDISVTDSLWIIAFGVNGAVGLVSLFSSLLLPVIVFCVFKYPARTWSNPKVAPAATLGVALSMYVFDCVLNAMTNPIFALIAGGISGLVLKAPESLKAKKTSSPPRRQSLVHQKSG; encoded by the coding sequence ATGGTTGCATTAATCCCACTTGCTATGTTCGGCTTTATTCCAGTCGTTTTTTACCTGTTTGTGAGGTTTCCGCCTCTGCGGGCGGTAATTATAAGTTTTGTTGCAGCGTGGCTGTTTTTGCCGCAAGCTTCCTATCCCATCCCCTCCTTGCCACCGTATACCAAGATCTCCGCAGCTTGCTACGGCATTTTGCTGGGGACTCTTATCTACGATACTGCGCGCCTCACCTCTTTTAAGCCCGGTTGGCTGGACGTGCCAATGGTAATTTACTGTTTGTGTCCAATTATTTCACAAGTTAGTAATGGCGGCAGCCCGATTTCTCCGACTGTGAACCAAATTGTTACTTGGGGTCTGCCTTATTTTTTAGGACGCTTGTATGTAGGTAGTTTAGAGGGGCTGCGACAATTGGCGATCGGGATTTTTGCAGGTGGGTTAGCCTACATTCCCTTTACTTTAGTTGAAGGGGTTAGGGGCCCAATTCTGCACCAAATGATTTACGGCGTCAATGCCTTTGAGGACTGGGGTCAAGCAAGGCGTTTGGGGGGGTGGAGACCCGTAGTATTTATGCAGCATGGTTTGATGGTGGGCCTGTGGATGATGACAGCCGCCTTAATTGCTGTTTGGCTCTGGCAAACAGGGACACTCAAAAAGTTTATGGGCCGTAACATCAAGCCTTTAGCAATTATATTAACTATCGCTTTTTTCTTGTGCCGTTCTACTGGCGCCTACAGTTTATTTGGAATGGCGTTGATCGTATTATTCTCTGCCAAGTTGTTTCGCACGTCTTTGCCCCTGCTCTTGATAATTGGATATATAGTGTTTTATCTGTACATAGCTGCAGCGGGCCAATTTTCGAGCAAAGACGTGATTGGATTCATCAATCAAATATTTGGCGAAGAACGAGCCGCATCTTTGAAGTTTAGATTTGACAATGAAGAGATATTGGGGGAAAAGGCGCGGCAAAGATTTATGTTTGGCTGGGGAGATTCCGGCGGCAACCGCGTGTATAACGACTACGGTCAAGATATCTCGGTCACCGACAGCTTATGGATTATTGCATTTGGCGTCAACGGTGCAGTCGGTTTAGTTAGTTTATTTTCTTCATTGTTACTTCCTGTTATCGTCTTTTGCGTGTTCAAGTATCCCGCCAGAACCTGGTCTAATCCCAAAGTAGCACCTGCTGCCACCCTGGGAGTAGCCTTAAGTATGTACGTGTTTGACTGTGTTTTGAATGCTATGACTAACCCGATTTTTGCGCTGATTGCTGGAGGAATATCAGGTCTGGTCTTAAAAGCTCCAGAAAGTCTTAAGGCAAAGAAAACGAGTTCGCCACCAAGAAGACAGTCGCTGGTTCACCAAAAATCAGGATGA
- a CDS encoding bifunctional 4-hydroxy-2-oxoglutarate aldolase/2-dehydro-3-deoxy-phosphogluconate aldolase — protein MNHQSWLTQLKKHRAIAVIRSSEKELARHMASSVAAGGIQFIEITWNTHKAAELIAELRSEFPTFSIGTGTLLNLEELQQAIDCGAQFLFTPHTDLTMIKTAVDAAVPIVPGAFSPTEIVSAWQAGATCVKVFPISALGGAAYLKSLQGPLGNIPLIPTGGVTLENAKVFIDAGAIAVGLAGDLFPKHLVENRDWRAIAQIARDLTQNLTTC, from the coding sequence ATGAATCATCAATCTTGGTTGACACAACTAAAAAAACACCGTGCGATCGCAGTTATCCGCTCCTCCGAAAAAGAACTCGCTCGGCACATGGCATCATCGGTAGCAGCCGGAGGAATCCAGTTTATTGAAATTACTTGGAACACCCACAAAGCTGCTGAATTAATTGCGGAACTCCGGTCTGAATTCCCTACTTTTAGTATTGGCACCGGCACTTTATTAAACTTAGAAGAGTTGCAGCAAGCAATAGACTGTGGCGCTCAATTTCTGTTTACTCCGCACACCGATTTAACTATGATTAAAACAGCAGTTGATGCCGCAGTGCCGATCGTCCCCGGTGCTTTTTCTCCCACGGAAATTGTGAGCGCGTGGCAAGCAGGCGCTACCTGCGTTAAAGTGTTTCCGATATCGGCTTTGGGAGGCGCCGCCTACCTGAAAAGCCTGCAAGGCCCCCTGGGAAACATTCCTTTAATTCCCACTGGCGGGGTGACGCTGGAAAATGCGAAAGTATTTATTGACGCCGGGGCGATCGCCGTTGGTTTAGCCGGAGACTTATTTCCTAAACACTTAGTGGAAAATCGCGATTGGCGCGCGATCGCCCAAATTGCACGAGATCTTACCCAAAACTTAACAACTTGTTAA
- a CDS encoding SnoaL-like polyketide cyclase, which translates to MSTTPGLPLWVQDREEVLKQDEGVEWRDGNRPNYSRTNAFLEKEKKHNHAEGSLNAIAYNLVRTFEMEASFKTNPQQWISVVTDKFRMSTNGGKEYTAQEVVDQGTYNLFLENSEHYRASDETFQSSYNLFHTAFPDGFLWELVEVVAGPPNVVFKWRHWGTFRGAYKDHQGTGETIEIIGLSIAKVTEDLKIESVEHFFDTNNFLTGLTTGGCPVSH; encoded by the coding sequence ATGAGTACAACTCCCGGCTTACCCCTCTGGGTGCAAGATAGAGAAGAAGTTCTGAAACAGGATGAGGGAGTAGAATGGCGGGACGGGAATCGTCCCAACTATTCTCGCACTAATGCTTTCTTGGAAAAGGAAAAGAAACACAATCATGCCGAAGGGTCTTTGAATGCGATCGCCTATAATTTGGTGAGAACATTTGAAATGGAAGCATCCTTCAAAACCAATCCCCAACAATGGATATCTGTAGTTACGGATAAATTCCGTATGAGCACTAATGGAGGAAAAGAATACACAGCCCAAGAAGTTGTAGATCAGGGAACCTATAATCTCTTTCTAGAAAACTCAGAGCACTACCGCGCCTCTGATGAAACCTTTCAATCCTCCTACAACCTCTTTCACACAGCTTTTCCCGATGGCTTTCTCTGGGAATTAGTCGAAGTCGTTGCAGGGCCTCCTAACGTTGTGTTTAAGTGGAGACACTGGGGTACTTTTAGGGGAGCTTACAAAGATCATCAAGGGACAGGAGAAACTATTGAAATTATTGGTCTTAGCATTGCTAAAGTCACAGAGGATTTAAAGATTGAGTCTGTAGAACATTTCTTTGACACCAATAATTTCTTAACAGGGTTAACGACAGGAGGATGTCCAGTGAGTCATTAA
- a CDS encoding HAMP domain-containing protein: MILHEEAEALEKKQLFLQLAIIITALAVLGAGGFTWILTSRLVRPIADLTVAAALLSGGDWNQRVNIYRPDELGTLAQALNQMLCNCKSYFLAGNPNITKQKKFATKRNKLAM, from the coding sequence ATTATCTTGCACGAAGAAGCCGAGGCTTTAGAAAAAAAACAGTTGTTTTTGCAGTTGGCAATTATTATTACCGCCCTTGCCGTCTTGGGAGCCGGCGGTTTCACGTGGATATTAACCAGCCGTTTGGTTCGGCCGATCGCGGACTTGACAGTTGCTGCTGCACTGCTTTCGGGCGGCGACTGGAATCAGAGAGTAAATATCTATCGCCCAGATGAATTGGGGACGTTAGCCCAAGCTTTGAATCAAATGCTTTGCAATTGCAAAAGTTATTTTCTAGCTGGGAATCCCAACATCACGAAGCAGAAAAAGTTCGCAACAAAGCGGAACAAGCTAGCAATGTAA
- a CDS encoding DUF1963 domain-containing protein: MNYKLECPLSPELEKYRDRIEATIKPYIEIQTQNNHDVNWWQSKFGGLPYLPKGFEYPKTCDGKYLFLLAQLNFDEIPPLDGFPDRGILQFYIADDDLYGLDFGNYANVDNPAVEQKFKIIYFPQPDFQVENIITNYDFVPEPEYFPVQGCCGLQFTKKYAPISTNDYQFTELLGSEIHELFMNHEIENEYLEISQSVGHKIGGYPDFTQEDVRQYSSNPEHKQKLDILLLQMDTDGNDTVDLMWGDTGVGNFFIDESALRELDFSKVLYNWDCA; this comes from the coding sequence ATGAACTACAAACTAGAATGTCCACTCTCTCCAGAACTAGAAAAGTATCGCGACAGAATCGAAGCTACCATTAAACCTTACATCGAAATCCAAACCCAGAATAATCATGACGTTAATTGGTGGCAGAGTAAATTTGGGGGATTACCTTATTTACCTAAAGGCTTTGAATATCCCAAAACTTGTGACGGTAAATATTTATTTTTGCTAGCGCAACTCAACTTTGATGAAATACCGCCTTTAGATGGTTTTCCCGATCGGGGAATTTTGCAGTTTTATATAGCAGACGATGACCTATATGGTTTAGATTTCGGCAATTACGCCAATGTAGATAATCCCGCAGTTGAGCAAAAATTCAAAATAATCTATTTTCCTCAGCCAGACTTCCAAGTTGAAAACATCATTACCAATTATGATTTTGTGCCGGAACCAGAATATTTTCCTGTTCAGGGCTGTTGCGGCTTGCAATTTACTAAAAAATATGCGCCGATTAGTACGAATGACTACCAATTTACCGAACTTTTAGGCTCGGAAATCCACGAGTTGTTTATGAACCATGAAATTGAGAATGAGTACCTAGAAATATCGCAGTCCGTTGGTCATAAAATAGGTGGTTATCCTGATTTTACACAAGAGGACGTAAGACAATATAGTAGTAACCCTGAGCACAAACAAAAGCTAGACATTCTTCTATTGCAAATGGATACTGATGGCAATGATACAGTAGATCTAATGTGGGGAGACACTGGTGTAGGTAACTTTTTTATTGATGAATCAGCACTCAGAGAATTAGATTTTAGTAAGGTTTTATACAATTGGGATTGTGCTTAA
- a CDS encoding CPBP family intramembrane metalloprotease produces MLDMGDRKSALLALTLLVPAASIGIIAALYIAPGGWGQTLSVFCQLWLLVFPIAWSVFVDRKKLRLSVPKRQELLAGAIWGIFMFAVILGIYSLFGQHWIDPVVAKEKSYQLGISTPTIYLIVEAYFVLVNSLIEEFTWRWFVCNKCQILIPGTKAIFLSSLFFTLHHIFVIAAYSDWQAVILGALAVFAAGIIWSHSYLTYGSLWSSYISHAIADLALATIGWQILFN; encoded by the coding sequence ATGCTGGATATGGGCGATCGCAAATCAGCACTATTGGCTCTAACACTGCTTGTCCCTGCGGCTAGTATTGGTATCATAGCAGCCTTGTATATTGCCCCGGGAGGCTGGGGACAAACACTCTCAGTCTTTTGTCAACTTTGGTTGCTGGTTTTTCCGATCGCGTGGTCTGTTTTTGTCGATCGCAAAAAGCTGCGTTTATCCGTTCCCAAGCGCCAAGAATTGCTGGCTGGAGCTATTTGGGGAATATTCATGTTTGCGGTAATTCTGGGTATCTATAGCCTTTTTGGTCAGCACTGGATCGATCCTGTAGTTGCTAAAGAAAAATCGTACCAATTAGGTATTAGCACCCCTACTATTTACTTGATTGTAGAAGCATATTTTGTGCTAGTTAACTCGCTGATTGAAGAATTTACTTGGCGGTGGTTTGTCTGCAACAAGTGCCAGATTCTCATACCAGGCACAAAAGCAATATTTCTGAGTTCGCTATTTTTCACGCTCCACCACATTTTTGTAATAGCAGCTTACAGCGACTGGCAGGCTGTGATCTTAGGGGCCTTAGCTGTCTTCGCCGCCGGGATAATTTGGTCGCACTCTTATCTGACTTACGGTTCGCTTTGGTCGAGTTATATCAGCCACGCGATCGCAGATTTAGCCTTAGCAACTATTGGTTGGCAAATCCTCTTTAACTAG
- a CDS encoding glycosyltransferase family 1 protein — MKITFVLPTLSLTGGIRVISIFAELLRKRGHSVFVISLPRPQPSMRQQVKSLLRGGGWISPPENEPSFFDNLGVEHKIIDRYRPVEDKDVPDADVVVATWWETAEWVAKLSPSKGAKAYFIQHHEIFDYLPQGRVEATWMLPMHKITISEWLVELARTKYGDRQVSLAPPTVDTKQFYACPRNKQSVPTVGLMYSTVYWKGTDIALKAFSLAAEKIPNLRLVAFSTGAPSSELPLPANAEYVIQPDQDKIKDYYSKCDAWLLASRSEGFGLPIIEAMACRTPVISTPAGAAPEILSGGTGILVRPEDPEEMAKAIEYICQLPNSKWQAMSEAAYAKVNNYTWKDATDHFEAALKVAIDKSKQRDVKIVSFSPYGKIPVC; from the coding sequence ATGAAAATCACCTTTGTTCTTCCTACTCTGTCTCTGACTGGTGGAATACGAGTAATATCTATTTTCGCAGAACTTTTGAGAAAGCGAGGACACTCCGTGTTCGTCATCTCTTTACCCCGTCCCCAGCCGAGTATGCGCCAGCAAGTCAAGTCGCTGCTGCGGGGAGGGGGTTGGATTTCCCCACCTGAAAACGAACCCTCATTTTTCGATAACTTAGGTGTAGAACACAAAATTATCGATCGCTACCGCCCCGTAGAAGACAAAGATGTACCTGACGCTGACGTAGTAGTTGCCACCTGGTGGGAAACAGCCGAGTGGGTAGCCAAACTCTCTCCTAGCAAAGGAGCAAAAGCTTATTTTATCCAGCACCACGAAATTTTTGACTATCTACCTCAAGGAAGAGTAGAAGCAACCTGGATGCTGCCCATGCACAAAATTACGATCTCTGAGTGGTTAGTTGAGCTAGCTCGGACTAAATATGGCGATCGCCAAGTTTCCTTAGCTCCTCCTACCGTGGACACCAAGCAATTTTACGCCTGTCCTCGCAACAAACAATCGGTTCCTACAGTTGGTCTAATGTACTCTACAGTCTACTGGAAAGGAACTGACATCGCCCTCAAAGCTTTTTCCCTAGCGGCCGAAAAGATCCCCAACCTGCGTTTGGTTGCCTTCAGTACAGGGGCCCCCTCCTCGGAATTGCCCCTACCGGCCAATGCCGAGTATGTAATTCAACCCGACCAAGACAAAATCAAAGACTATTACAGCAAATGCGATGCATGGCTGCTGGCGAGCCGCTCAGAAGGCTTCGGCTTGCCTATTATCGAAGCGATGGCGTGTCGCACTCCCGTCATCAGTACCCCAGCAGGCGCTGCTCCTGAAATTTTGAGCGGCGGTACAGGCATACTTGTAAGACCAGAAGATCCCGAAGAGATGGCAAAAGCCATAGAGTATATCTGTCAGTTGCCAAATTCCAAGTGGCAAGCCATGTCTGAAGCCGCCTATGCCAAGGTGAACAATTATACGTGGAAAGATGCCACGGATCATTTTGAAGCTGCATTGAAAGTTGCTATAGACAAATCTAAACAGCGCGACGTTAAGATAGTTTCGTTTTCTCCCTATGGAAAAATTCCGGTTTGCTAA